From Haliaeetus albicilla chromosome 15, bHalAlb1.1, whole genome shotgun sequence, a single genomic window includes:
- the SPRY2 gene encoding protein sprouty homolog 2, with protein METRAQHGSGSQALLQARRDSGRPHGEPDLRDVLMQQVHVLSLDQIRAIRNTNEYTEGPTVAPRPGVKSAPRLATQPKNERPHGLPEHRHFSRIQHTQTHASPRAPLSRSISTVSTGSRSSTRTSTSSNSSEQRLLGSSSGPVADGIVRMQPKSELKSSELKPLSKEDLGAHSYRCEDCGKCKCKECTYPRTLPSCWICDKQCLCSAQNVVDYGTCVCCVKGLFYHCSNDDEDNCADNPCSCSQSHCCTRWSAMGVVSLFLPCLWCYLPAKGCLKLCQGCYDRVNRPGCRCKRSNTVCCKVPSVPPRNFEKPT; from the coding sequence ATGGAGACGAGAGCTCAGCACGGCAGCGGGTCGCAGGCCTTGCTACAGGCTCGGCGTGACAGTGGGAGACCGCACGGGGAGCCCGACCTGCGGGATGTCCTGATGCAGCAGGTTCACGTCTTGTCGCTGGACCAGATCAGAGCCATCCGAAACACGAATGAGTACACGGAGGGACCTACGGTGGCTCCGCGGCCGGGGGTCAAGTCGGCTCCTCGGCTAGCGACCCAACCCAAAAATGAAAGGCCCCACGGCTTGCCCGAGCATCGTCATTTCAGCCGGATTCAGCACACGCAAACGCACGCCTCTCCTCGGGCGCCTCTGTCCCGATCCATCAGCACGGTCAGCACAGGTTCGCGGAGCAGTACAAGGACAAGTACGAGCAGTAATTCGTCCGAGCAGAGACTTCTAGGATCATCGTCGGGGCCGGTTGCCGACGGGATAGTCCGAATGCAGCCCAAGTCTGAGCTCAAGTCAAGTGAGCTGAAGCCGCTGAGCAAAGAAGACTTGGGAGCGCACAGCTACAGGTGTGAGGACTGTGGAAAGTGTAAGTGTAAGGAGTGCACTTATCCGAGGACCCTCCCATCGTGTTGGATCTGTGACAAGCAGTGTCTTTGCTCGGCCCAGAACGTGGTCGATTACGGGACTTGCGTTTGCTGCGTGAAGGGCCTCTTCTATCACTGCTCTAACGATGACGAGGACAACTGTGCTGACAACCCCTGCTCCTGCAGTCAGTCGCATTGCTGCACGAGGTGGTCCGCCATGGGTGTGGTGTCCCTCTTTCTGCCTTGCTTGTGGTGTTACCTGCCAGCCAAGGGTTGCCTTAAGTTGTGCCAGGGCTGTTACGACCGGGTGAATCGGCCCGGGTGCCGCTGTAAACGATCCAACACCGTTTGCTGCAAAGTTCCCAGCGTCCCCCCCAGGAACTTTGAAAAGCCAACATAG